A window of Aigarchaeota archaeon contains these coding sequences:
- a CDS encoding ATP-dependent DNA ligase: MLFSELVEFYERIEATTKRLEMTDILVELFRRTPPEIVDKVAYMTLGELYPPFVGIELGIAEKLALRALKAVTGASEKKIQELYGKLGDIGLTAEKLLTSKTQVTLFTEPLTIERVYSSLEKIAKTTGEGAIETKLQILVGILGSAQPKEAKYIMRMVTGTMRLGVADMTILDALAVAYGGSKEVRDAFERAYNISSDIGLVAKVAAEGGLRAIEEFRIRVGNPIRPMLAERLSTAEEILEKLDGKGLAEFKYDGERMQIHKRGDEIIIFSRRQENITAQYPDVVNHARNCIKSKEAIVECEAVAIDPETGDMLPFQELMHRRRKYDIEKAIEKYPVSLFFFDVLYADGQDFTSKPLLERRKVLESIIEVNENVMLTESKLVKTPEELEAFFLKAVENGCEGAIVKSVSQESVYKAGARGWLWIKYKRSYVSKMIDTVDLVVVGAFYGRGKRRGKFGALLMAAYNSDEDVFESVCKVGSGFTDEDLAKLPEMLSPYISNDKPPRVKSNMQPDVWLKPGVVLEIIGDEITLSPIHTCCWGLVKEGAGLAIRFPRFTGRFRLDKSPEDATTSSEIKSMYERQLKKVVEKPMEGVENV, translated from the coding sequence ATGCTCTTTTCGGAGCTCGTTGAGTTCTACGAAAGGATTGAGGCGACGACGAAGAGGTTAGAGATGACAGACATACTCGTAGAACTCTTCAGGAGAACACCTCCTGAAATAGTAGACAAGGTTGCCTACATGACTTTAGGTGAGCTCTACCCACCGTTCGTAGGTATAGAGCTCGGTATCGCAGAAAAACTAGCCCTCAGGGCGCTTAAAGCAGTTACCGGAGCATCTGAAAAAAAGATACAAGAGCTTTATGGAAAGCTGGGCGATATTGGATTAACAGCCGAGAAGCTCCTCACGTCAAAAACCCAAGTGACCTTATTCACAGAGCCGTTGACCATTGAACGCGTATACTCATCCTTAGAGAAGATAGCGAAGACAACAGGGGAAGGTGCGATAGAAACAAAGCTCCAAATACTCGTTGGGATCCTCGGTTCCGCTCAACCGAAAGAGGCAAAGTACATTATGAGAATGGTAACGGGTACGATGAGACTTGGTGTTGCGGACATGACTATATTGGATGCGCTCGCAGTGGCATACGGAGGTAGTAAGGAGGTCAGGGATGCTTTCGAAAGGGCTTACAACATAAGCTCCGATATAGGGCTCGTTGCGAAGGTAGCAGCGGAAGGAGGATTAAGAGCCATAGAAGAATTTAGGATAAGGGTCGGAAACCCGATAAGACCCATGCTGGCGGAAAGGCTCTCTACTGCTGAGGAAATCTTGGAGAAGTTAGACGGTAAGGGATTGGCGGAGTTTAAGTACGACGGTGAAAGGATGCAGATACACAAACGGGGTGATGAGATAATAATTTTCTCGAGGAGACAAGAGAATATAACCGCACAATATCCTGATGTTGTCAATCATGCAAGAAATTGCATAAAGTCGAAAGAAGCTATAGTTGAATGCGAGGCTGTTGCAATAGACCCAGAAACAGGCGATATGCTGCCTTTCCAAGAGCTGATGCATAGAAGGAGAAAGTACGATATTGAAAAGGCTATAGAAAAGTATCCGGTCAGCTTATTCTTCTTTGACGTGCTTTACGCAGATGGTCAGGATTTTACGTCCAAACCACTCCTAGAAAGGAGGAAAGTCCTTGAGAGCATAATAGAAGTTAACGAGAACGTCATGTTAACCGAAAGCAAGTTGGTCAAAACTCCTGAGGAATTGGAGGCTTTCTTCCTGAAAGCTGTGGAAAACGGTTGCGAAGGTGCCATAGTTAAGTCGGTGTCCCAAGAGTCCGTCTACAAGGCAGGTGCGAGAGGTTGGCTCTGGATTAAGTACAAGCGTTCTTACGTTTCTAAAATGATCGATACGGTTGACCTTGTAGTTGTCGGGGCTTTCTACGGAAGGGGGAAGAGGAGAGGAAAATTTGGTGCACTACTCATGGCGGCGTATAATTCGGACGAAGATGTCTTTGAATCTGTCTGCAAGGTAGGCTCAGGTTTTACGGATGAGGATTTAGCCAAGTTGCCAGAGATGTTATCGCCTTATATATCAAACGACAAACCTCCAAGGGTCAAATCCAACATGCAACCAGATGTATGGCTCAAGCCTGGTGTAGTTCTTGAGATAATTGGTGATGAGATAACGCTCAGCCCCATCCACACGTGTTGCTGGGGCTTAGTAAAAGAAGGGGCCGGTCTTGCTATTAGATTTCCGCGCTTCACGGGTAGGTTCAGGTTGGACAAGTCTCCGGAAGATGCAACGACATCTTCGGAGATAAAGTCCATGTACGAGAGGCAATTGAAGAAGGTAGTCGAGAAACCGATGGAAGGTGTTGAAAATGTCTGA
- a CDS encoding secondary thiamine-phosphate synthase enzyme YjbQ, producing MTVWSGEFSIKTKGEGDVVDITSMVSSAVKGSGISNGIVNVFVVGSTAAVTTIEYEPGLVSDLSDILERVAPKNYSYKHHERWGDYNGHSHVRAALIGPSISVPLRGGKLVLGTWQQLVFLELDVRPRERKIVVTVVGE from the coding sequence ATGACAGTTTGGTCAGGTGAATTTTCAATAAAAACTAAGGGCGAGGGTGATGTGGTCGACATAACTAGCATGGTGAGCTCAGCAGTAAAGGGCTCCGGAATATCAAACGGTATAGTAAATGTGTTTGTCGTAGGTTCGACCGCAGCTGTAACGACGATAGAGTACGAGCCTGGGTTAGTGAGCGACCTATCAGATATTCTAGAGAGAGTAGCACCTAAAAACTATTCGTACAAGCATCATGAGAGATGGGGTGACTACAATGGACACTCTCATGTGAGAGCAGCATTGATAGGTCCTAGCATATCCGTCCCGTTAAGGGGAGGAAAGCTTGTGCTGGGAACATGGCAACAGTTAGTTTTCTTAGAGTTGGACGTCAGACCTAGGGAGAGAAAGATAGTAGTAACTGTCGTGGGTGAATGA
- a CDS encoding carboxypeptidase-like regulatory domain-containing protein, whose amino-acid sequence MLIVTLSSLPLAHASYGTLSITVKTKDGAVLPNAIVKINETISKTTNVNGIASFTKVNLYARHTIDVSYLNFSVYRLTDFNASGSASVTLIVDVSNWKIKVYDNSGKDVVPNAIVNVKVDTLVRESKTDKDGVAVFENLPWRSDYRVRIIYAGREVFSEEKPLNNDTRSIEVRARLYNLVVRISDKNGKPVQGVEVNVWNGSKAYPVYASATSRSDGKVSLKFLVPENYIVLSTYKGDILANDTVNITGDKTHSVVAPLQMVNVTVYNFKGNKIIKGENYELKGQLFRDGSAYSDVVTTKDGILRLGHAYYPGNYNLVVSFMGVKVYEGACNVTEQTAVFNIKAKFYDFFVQISDEGLFSRKLGEDVKVKLSIKDDFSVTATTMQGTAIFNDVPPTTYKYEVYYGIYPVGKGEVGFSVDREIVNLKLKTHTLNLTLVNSEGDGVPATVTIRTYDGKLLGDVTADEKGLARISGLIPIRYSLYVKHMGFNVATVDNLVIDSDREMIMETNVHNLKLEVLDYDGIAPVNGAEVTVRVGDTRLSGTTNSSGIVIIKNVPQTTCSLLIELYGVEIYRDFLTVTSSALRTISKTHVYDVVVRVFDADKAPLGEGAVSVLFGNNELKTEVIAEGTARIENIPASRLLIRHYLYGVNTGEVSPTLQYDEQIVELLSRVYSVTISYKMADDKPMPSGYVKVYLGGKELMTLELDKNGRISKRLPRGDYTFVAYYQDTEVSRKELSIYERVNVLLDAKVYFTVFKLKNIEGEPIEGAKVRLSKEGSSPIQGITGQDGTFSTYLAKGIYNCQIRIGDYVLDSKYEANTNNEIAIVHLTPKVMEPYIVLGAAVGIIGLVGYSYTKKFIKKRSISRRPALQRPKIRDSEETDVRRRRLPRL is encoded by the coding sequence TTGTTGATCGTTACTCTATCGTCTTTACCTTTAGCACATGCCTCTTATGGGACACTGAGCATCACGGTCAAGACTAAGGACGGGGCTGTGCTTCCTAACGCAATCGTAAAGATAAACGAAACAATTTCTAAGACTACTAACGTTAACGGTATCGCATCGTTCACCAAAGTTAACCTTTATGCGAGGCACACAATAGATGTAAGTTATCTTAATTTTTCCGTTTATAGACTCACCGATTTTAACGCATCCGGCTCCGCTTCGGTTACGCTTATAGTGGACGTATCAAATTGGAAGATAAAGGTTTATGATAATTCTGGCAAGGACGTCGTCCCAAACGCTATAGTTAACGTAAAGGTCGATACATTGGTAAGGGAGAGCAAAACTGATAAAGATGGTGTAGCGGTGTTCGAAAACTTACCTTGGAGGTCCGATTACAGGGTAAGGATTATCTACGCCGGTAGAGAGGTCTTCAGTGAGGAAAAACCCCTTAACAACGATACGAGGAGTATCGAAGTAAGGGCGAGGCTCTATAACCTAGTGGTAAGGATAAGCGATAAAAATGGAAAGCCCGTTCAAGGTGTTGAAGTAAATGTTTGGAACGGCTCTAAGGCATATCCTGTCTACGCCAGTGCAACGAGCAGATCTGACGGTAAGGTATCCTTGAAATTCCTAGTTCCAGAAAACTACATTGTGCTTTCAACTTACAAGGGCGATATTCTAGCTAATGACACAGTAAACATCACAGGAGATAAAACCCACTCCGTGGTTGCTCCCCTCCAGATGGTTAATGTAACTGTTTACAACTTTAAGGGCAATAAAATTATCAAGGGCGAGAACTATGAACTTAAAGGTCAACTCTTTCGTGACGGTAGTGCCTATAGTGACGTGGTTACCACAAAAGACGGTATTCTAAGGCTAGGTCATGCGTACTATCCAGGAAACTACAATTTGGTCGTGAGCTTCATGGGCGTCAAAGTCTATGAAGGGGCTTGTAATGTAACCGAGCAGACGGCCGTGTTTAACATAAAAGCAAAATTTTACGACTTTTTCGTTCAAATCAGCGATGAAGGGCTTTTTAGTAGAAAACTGGGCGAGGATGTTAAGGTGAAGCTTAGTATAAAAGATGATTTCAGCGTTACTGCCACGACGATGCAAGGTACTGCAATCTTCAACGACGTACCCCCAACCACTTATAAATACGAAGTGTATTATGGTATTTATCCTGTCGGTAAGGGAGAAGTTGGGTTTAGTGTCGACAGGGAGATAGTAAATTTAAAGTTGAAAACCCACACACTGAATCTTACACTCGTAAATTCTGAAGGTGACGGGGTTCCAGCGACCGTTACGATCAGGACATATGATGGGAAGTTATTAGGCGATGTAACGGCTGACGAGAAAGGTCTGGCAAGGATAAGCGGACTTATACCGATAAGATATTCACTCTACGTAAAGCACATGGGCTTTAACGTAGCCACCGTGGATAATTTAGTGATTGATAGCGACCGTGAGATGATTATGGAGACCAACGTCCATAACCTTAAGCTCGAAGTTTTAGACTATGATGGCATAGCGCCTGTCAATGGTGCAGAAGTGACCGTCAGGGTCGGAGATACCAGGCTAAGTGGGACGACGAACTCTTCTGGTATCGTCATCATAAAGAATGTTCCTCAAACAACGTGCAGCTTATTAATCGAGCTATACGGCGTTGAAATTTATAGAGATTTTTTGACAGTAACATCCAGCGCATTACGCACAATATCTAAAACACACGTATACGACGTTGTGGTCAGAGTCTTCGACGCGGATAAAGCACCGCTGGGTGAGGGGGCAGTTTCTGTTTTATTTGGAAACAACGAGTTAAAAACAGAAGTAATAGCTGAAGGTACCGCAAGGATTGAGAACATACCAGCATCGCGACTCTTGATCAGGCACTATCTTTACGGTGTTAATACCGGCGAAGTCAGCCCAACACTACAATACGACGAGCAAATCGTGGAACTCTTGTCAAGAGTTTACTCCGTAACGATAAGTTATAAGATGGCGGATGATAAGCCGATGCCCTCCGGATACGTCAAGGTCTATCTTGGAGGAAAAGAGCTGATGACACTCGAATTGGACAAAAACGGCAGAATATCGAAGAGATTACCAAGAGGCGATTATACATTCGTTGCCTATTACCAGGATACTGAAGTTTCTAGGAAAGAGCTTTCGATTTACGAAAGGGTCAACGTGCTTCTAGACGCGAAAGTCTACTTTACGGTTTTTAAGTTAAAGAACATAGAAGGCGAACCGATCGAAGGGGCCAAAGTAAGATTATCAAAAGAAGGAAGCTCTCCGATACAGGGAATTACAGGTCAAGACGGCACGTTCTCAACGTACCTTGCCAAAGGCATCTACAATTGTCAGATTAGGATAGGCGATTACGTACTCGACTCAAAATACGAGGCTAACACTAACAACGAGATCGCCATAGTCCATCTTACGCCTAAAGTCATGGAGCCCTATATCGTGCTTGGTGCGGCAGTCGGTATCATCGGTCTGGTCGGTTATTCTTATACGAAAAAATTTATCAAGAAACGAAGTATCTCACGAAGACCGGCGTTACAGAGACCGAAGATTCGCGATAGTGAAGAGACGGATGTTCGGAGGAGACGTTTACCAAGACTCTAG
- a CDS encoding signal peptidase I — translation MVQLKTIRRAFIYFIYVLFISLITLNIFFAIQGTVGALSPFLVVKSGSMEPVIQVGDIIITLPVQPSEIRVGPEDGDVIVFFKPPYCGDLRYLIVHRAIEVTEEGFITKGDANPLPDPWGPVPPSCIVGKWTGMKIPYWTGLGYLSLFMKGEIFPPYGRITLVLFVIVSVLLLLLEFKKIRKRSRQSPTRN, via the coding sequence ATGGTTCAACTTAAAACCATAAGGCGCGCATTCATCTACTTTATTTACGTATTATTCATTTCCCTGATAACTCTTAATATATTCTTTGCGATCCAAGGCACCGTTGGCGCTTTATCCCCTTTCTTGGTTGTGAAGAGTGGAAGTATGGAGCCTGTCATACAGGTCGGAGACATAATAATTACTTTGCCAGTCCAGCCTTCCGAGATAAGGGTAGGCCCAGAGGATGGGGACGTGATAGTGTTCTTTAAACCTCCGTATTGTGGTGACTTACGTTATCTCATAGTCCATAGAGCCATAGAAGTTACAGAAGAGGGCTTTATCACCAAAGGCGACGCCAATCCCCTGCCAGACCCTTGGGGTCCTGTACCACCGAGTTGCATCGTAGGGAAGTGGACTGGGATGAAGATACCCTACTGGACGGGTCTAGGCTACCTGTCGCTTTTCATGAAGGGCGAGATATTCCCTCCATACGGCCGCATTACGCTTGTGCTTTTCGTCATCGTTAGCGTCCTATTACTCCTTTTGGAATTCAAAAAAATTCGTAAGAGGAGTAGACAATCCCCAACTAGAAATTAG
- a CDS encoding DUF447 family protein → MSEVYMEGNLKEFMDMNRIIPHVVYECILTTRADNETNAAPMGVVFENDAVLLRPFKNTKSYRLLTHSPYGVINFTDDVELFYITTFDTGSDFNELFAPSISVPVPSLIDAYAKLEFIIDGLVNEDENRAVFRCRVLKALWKRREARPYTRAEHAVIESLIHATRIKFFLECGMTQEAIRLAYFIKHYCALVYRIAPNTIYSSIMDKIKALISSWGLSTPLTNFFEFQKE, encoded by the coding sequence ATGTCAGAGGTGTACATGGAGGGAAACCTCAAAGAGTTTATGGATATGAATCGCATAATCCCGCACGTAGTTTACGAATGCATACTGACCACGAGGGCAGATAATGAGACGAATGCTGCACCGATGGGAGTAGTCTTCGAGAACGATGCAGTGTTGCTGAGACCATTCAAGAACACAAAAAGTTATAGGTTGTTGACACACTCTCCGTATGGTGTTATAAACTTTACTGACGACGTGGAGTTATTTTATATAACAACCTTTGATACAGGAAGTGATTTTAATGAGCTATTTGCTCCATCCATTTCTGTACCCGTACCATCGTTGATAGACGCATATGCTAAACTAGAATTTATCATAGATGGTTTAGTGAACGAAGATGAGAATAGAGCGGTTTTCAGATGTAGAGTGCTCAAAGCTTTGTGGAAAAGAAGGGAGGCAAGACCGTACACGAGGGCTGAACATGCAGTTATCGAATCTCTTATTCACGCTACCAGGATAAAGTTCTTCTTAGAATGTGGCATGACACAAGAAGCCATACGACTCGCGTACTTCATCAAACATTACTGTGCTTTGGTTTATAGAATAGCACCGAATACGATCTACTCCTCTATAATGGATAAGATAAAGGCACTAATTTCTAGTTGGGGATTGTCTACTCCTCTTACGAATTTTTTTGAATTCCAAAAGGAGTAA
- a CDS encoding triphosphoribosyl-dephospho-CoA synthase — protein MRVKVAGMQPHEKAHNIATCCQLALLLEVSAYPKPGLVHRTGEFRETSFEHFLSSASSLYWPFFEAAMIGIRGKGSVGYLVKLAVRRMLSWQHGGNTHLGAILLLIPIAVAAGMSDDFPVKPGRLRKELRSVLKMMGPKDTEEIFQSIAYVTPGGLGRVPYLDVKERKTYEEIRRKKITPLMALEHYVDRDIVAHEWVTGYSLTFDLGYKELKRQIKKTKNFNEAVVNAFLKMLAQKPDTLVMRRAGIQIARLASAMATKAIKLGGISSTKGRKEVEKMDEEFRKSRLMRPGATADLLCSSLAILLIEGFRP, from the coding sequence ATGAGAGTAAAAGTAGCGGGTATGCAACCTCACGAGAAAGCCCATAATATAGCGACCTGCTGTCAGCTCGCGCTACTTCTGGAGGTAAGTGCCTATCCTAAGCCGGGTCTCGTGCACAGAACCGGGGAATTTCGTGAGACCAGCTTCGAGCATTTCTTATCTTCAGCATCTTCATTGTATTGGCCCTTCTTCGAGGCTGCTATGATTGGTATAAGGGGAAAGGGATCGGTCGGATATCTGGTAAAGCTTGCAGTAAGACGGATGCTAAGTTGGCAGCATGGAGGCAACACGCACTTAGGTGCTATCTTGTTGCTCATACCGATTGCTGTGGCGGCCGGCATGTCTGATGATTTTCCCGTCAAACCGGGTAGGCTAAGGAAGGAGCTGAGAAGCGTTTTAAAGATGATGGGACCTAAGGATACTGAAGAGATTTTTCAATCTATAGCCTACGTAACGCCAGGGGGTCTTGGGAGAGTTCCTTACCTGGACGTGAAGGAACGCAAGACGTACGAGGAAATTAGGCGTAAAAAGATCACACCTTTGATGGCGTTGGAGCATTATGTAGACAGAGACATAGTAGCGCACGAGTGGGTAACGGGCTATAGTCTGACATTCGATTTGGGATATAAAGAGTTAAAGAGGCAGATAAAGAAGACAAAGAACTTCAACGAGGCGGTGGTTAACGCATTTTTGAAGATGCTTGCTCAAAAACCAGACACGCTTGTTATGAGAAGGGCCGGAATTCAAATTGCTAGGCTCGCATCGGCCATGGCGACAAAAGCGATTAAGCTAGGCGGCATAAGCTCTACAAAAGGAAGGAAAGAAGTAGAAAAAATGGATGAAGAATTTAGAAAAAGTAGGTTAATGAGACCCGGTGCGACGGCAGACCTCTTATGTTCATCCTTAGCGATCCTTTTAATAGAGGGCTTTAGGCCTTAG